Genomic segment of Salvia splendens isolate huo1 chromosome 12, SspV2, whole genome shotgun sequence:
CAACCTGAATAAAAACGTACAGCTAGGAAACACAAATCTAACTAGAAACAAAAAgacaatcacacacacacaccaacaAGAGCCAACAACGACGATGAAAAGGGCACGAAAGAATACGGGACAAAAGACCAACTAGCAATCACCCTTAGGTTGGGACGTTTTCAAATAAAACGCTAAAAAAATCGAATATTCATCCTAAAACTTATaactagaaaaaataaaataaaactgatTTTTCTAACCTGTTGTTTGGCATCTTCCCAAAGAGAAAGAaggtcttcttcttctccttcaacTTGTGGTTTAGTAGAATTAAGATAAATGAAAACTGGACCAAAAACTTTCTTCCATGCCTCTCCTTCTCCAAATTTTACCACTAAATCTTCACCCCCATAGTGTGCACTAACAAACATCTGATCATCAAAATataacacacacaaaaaaaaaacacatcattttaattgaattaattctATAGTTTAGTTATtgcaatatttataaattaatagagTGTTAGTTAAATAATGGTAATTACTTACAGCAAGAGTGGTGGGACCAACATGAGAAGTGAGGTCCTGTTTGGTAGAGCCTCCTGTTCTGAATTCATTGCTAGGCATTATTTGCCAAAAACCCACACCATCATCCATGCTAATCCACCCATGGACCTTCACTTCTTCGTTGTCGCCCGAGTACTGATACTTGTCGTCCACCTTCATAAACGTCGTCGCGTTGATCAGTTTCAAGTTTTTTAGTTTATAGTTGAACGATTTTTGTTTACTGATGTTATCAATTTATCCAATATTTGAATTTGTGAAATTTATGATAATATTTAGTGATTATATTGATTatatctcaattttttttaatttatcatgGTTTTATTCCCATCTTTCTAGTTTGTACAATTTGTAGTTAAATTAACATTTAGACTAAAAATAAAGTatacaatttatttttcaaataaaaatagtagGTAGAGATAAAAATTATGACTTAATCAttataattaatgtcataaagtagtaACTAATCTAACCTCTCCTTTGAACTGAGGCTCGATCGGGTCGACAAGTAGTACCGCTTCGGGATAATCCAACGGCTGTCCTCGTCCCGGTAGCCTGTCATCCGGCAACGGCATGTATCTCTGCCTGTTGTCTGCCATTGCCATATACCTAAACCTGTCCATTTCATTCGATTCGACCACAAGGTAAATGAAAAaccattatttaaaattaacaCGAACAAATAAACTCGATTTCTTAACTTGTCTTTCCTCAGCTTGAACGCGATTCTTGTCTCGTCAAGGTTGAAGCCGGGCCAACCCTCCAACCGTTCGTACACCGCGTACGAATACAGCCCTGAAGAGCCACGAAGCAGTACAAACCTGCAAAGTTATTTCCAAGTTACAAATGataaattttcatttgattataataatacatgaatatatttaatacacgagttttgaatttatattgaattaaattaatgtacCTTTTGTCTATGTTTAATGGGGGTAACTTTCCCTGAAGGGATGCATCCCATTTTCTTGAGAATGATAACTCTATTTGCTCCTCTGATTCCACAACAACTTCAAATTTTTTTGCTTgaattctgtttttttttccaaaagttaattttatttgcatgcatcatgtatatataattagatgaatttttctattaatttttttatggacacagaaatatttttttaaatatgcatGCCTATCAAATGTCCCTGTAGTTCCAGTGCTTCCTGGTTGACTCCAAACAAAGTCCCAATACCTGAAATAAGAAATTTACTATGatgaaaaattctaaaattgaaaattaaaaatacttaaattagagaaaataaattgaaaataccCTCTGTTGGATTCATCATTGGATGTTTCTAGCACATTGTCAATGTGATTGTATTTGATTGCAGTCACAATTCCATCTGGTTTCGATAGTGTGACTCTAATGATGCCATTATCCATCACCACCTTCattcaaaaatcaaatattGTCTATGAATTAATTTAGTAATCCATTACTCATcttaattatattgaaccaaataTGACTTGATTTCCCAactcaaataaaaattatgacATGATTTTGTAAgtgcatatatatgtatatatatgcaaTGGCGGATCCAAGTGGAGTCGGGGGTCGACCGACACAGTATTGGTTGTGTTCGACCCGCTAGTTCCATTTTTTGAATCCACTGTTGTAAATATATATGGATGTGTGTGAAACTTACTTGGCGTTCTCGAATATGTAACCGTAGTTTTGCATTTGACATTGTTGTGTACGAAAATCACGAATGAAATGTTGTGagtttatttaattgtagtcaTCTTATATAGTACTAGCCAATATGTTGAATTTGGGCCGAATTCTAACTTTTAAGCTAACGTAAAGCAAATGAAAAGAAATCAAGATTTTTGCTTTTTTAAATAATAGTCTTTGTTAGATTGAATGTATGATGCTTAAGTTCTTAACGACGTTTGAAATTAGgtattaattaagtaaatt
This window contains:
- the LOC121758951 gene encoding rhamnogalacturonate lyase-like isoform X2 is translated as MSNAKLRLHIRERQVVMDNGIIRVTLSKPDGIVTAIKYNHIDNVLETSNDESNRGYWDFVWSQPGSTGTTGTFDRIQAKKFEVVVESEEQIELSFSRKWDASLQGKLPPLNIDKRFVLLRGSSGLYSYAVYERLEGWPGFNLDETRIAFKLRKDKFRYMAMADNRQRYMPLPDDRLPGRGQPLDYPEAVLLVDPIEPQFKGEVDDKYQYSGDNEEVKVHGWISMDDGVGFWQIMPSNEFRTGGSTKQDLTSHVGPTTLAMFVSAHYGGEDLVVKFGEGEAWKKVFGPVFIYLNSTKPQVEGEEEDLLSLWEDAKQQALEQIESWPYNFPASEDFPKSAQRGNVSGTLLIKDRYMSNDYVVGNGAYIGLAPPGEVGSWQTEGKGYQFWSRADEEGHFSINNIRIGEYSLYAWMPGFIGDFKHDHNIIITSGCNIDVGKIVYEPTRNGPTLWEIGIPDRTAQQFYVPDPNPKYINKLYVNHPDRFRQYGLWERYGELYPNSDLVYTIGESNYTTDWFFAHVTRKYLNSYKATTWQIKFKLEAVEPNEKYYLRLSLASAAQAELQVRINIPDQNPALFTTGLIGKDNAIARHGIHGLYWLFNVEISANLFIQGINTIYLTQANATGPFQV